A DNA window from Fragaria vesca subsp. vesca linkage group LG3, FraVesHawaii_1.0, whole genome shotgun sequence contains the following coding sequences:
- the LOC101306311 gene encoding selT-like protein-like — MDRAQIILLGLPLFLFCFDILNLFTLRPPPPPPHKAPHHLQNKPPPLPKDSLAFPSQKPRDGAIGVGNTVKISFCTSCSYKGTAVTMTKMIESAFPGIDIVLSNYPPALPKRVLSKLVPVVQFGMFGLVMGGEQLFPMVGMAPPPWLYSLRANRFGTMASTWLLGNALQSFLQGTGAFEVSLNDELIFSKLEEGRFPGEIELRDAIGRKLVNSGITGDGALWT, encoded by the exons ATGGATCGCGCCCAGATCATTCTGCTAGGGTTACCACTCTTCCTCTTCTGCTTCGATATCCTTAACCTCTTCACTCTCCGACCACCACCGCCTCCGCCGCACAAGGCTCCCCATCACCTCCAAAACAAACCTCCACCGTTGCCCAAAGACTCCCTAGCCTTCCCCTCACAG AAACCAAGGGATGGAGCAATCGGCGTCGGCAACACAGTCAAGATTAGCTTCTGCACCTCTTGCTCTTACAA GGGGACTGCAGTAACAATGACCAAGATGATAGAGTCTGCTTTTCCTGGGATTGACATTGTTCTTTCAAACTATCCCCCAGCTTTACCAAAGCGTGTGCTTAGCAAACTAGTTCCTGTTGTTCAATTTGGAATGTTTGGGCTTGTCATGGGGGGTGAGCAACTTTTCCCTATGGTGGGGATGGCACCTCCTCCTTGGCTTTATTCTTTGCGTGCGAATAGGTTTGGAACCATGGCGTCGACTTGGCTTCTTGGTAATGCGCTCCAGTCCTTCCTTCAAGGCACTGGCGCTTTTGAAGTCTCTCTCAACGATGAATTG ATTTTCTCCAAGCTCGAGGAAGGAAGATTTCCAGGAGAGATTGAACTAAGAGATGCAATTGGCAGGAAGTTGGTCAATTCAGGAATCACAGGTGATGGGGCATTATGGACCTAG